The window CTAACTTTTTTTCAAACCGGAGCTCAGCAGGGCAACCGACCCAGTATGGGGTCTTGGCTAAGTTATGGTCTTGGAAGTGAAAATAATAATCTACCGGCTTTTACCGTATTGCTATCTAAAGGGAAAGGGAATGGCCAAGGGGTATATGCCAAACTTTGGAGCAATGGTTTTTTGCCTTCGGCCCATCAGGGAGTTCAATTTAGCAATGGGGAAGATCCGGTCCTTTACCTGAGTGATCAGGAAGGGATGAGCAAAGCAGACAGAAGAAAAATGCTTGACAATTTAGCCGCCTTGAATCATCATGCCTATGAAAAAATCGGAGACCCGGAGATTCAGGCCAAAGTAGCCCAATATGAACTGGCTTACAGAATGCAGACGGCTGTTCCCGAGGCAACAGATTTGTCAAAAGAGCCGGATAGTGTATTTGAAATGTATGGTGAAGATAGTCGTAAACCGGGGACTTTTGCAGCCAACTGTTTGTTGGCACGTAAACTTTCAGAGTCAGGTGTGCGATTTGTTCAGCTTTATCATCAAGGATGGGATCAGCATGGCAACCTTCCCAATGAAATGACCGTTCAGGCAAAGGATGTGGACCAAGCTTCTGCAGCTTTGGTAAAAGACTTAAAACAACGAGGATTGCTTGACGAAACTTTAGTGATTTGGGGGGGAGAATTCGGAAGGACAAATTATTCTCAAGGCCAATTGACTCAAGACAATTATGGGCGAGATCATCATCCTAGATGTTTTAGTATATGGATGGCCGGTGGAGGAATAAAACCTGGTATAGTTTATGGGGCAACAGATGACTTGGGCTATAATATCACAGAAAACCCTGTGCACGTGCATGATTTTCAAGCTACGGTATTGCATCAGCTTGGTTTAGACCATGAGCGGTTGACTTATAGGCATCTGGGGAGAAAATTCAGACTTACTGATGTATCCGGCCGGGTAATTAAAGATTTATTGGTTTGATCGAATGTCTTGAATTTCCTGTGAAAAACAAGCGGGATTTTTAACTTTGCTTGATAAAAATCAGTTTAAATAGATTGGATCAAGTAATAAGCCATCTGCTTGGTCCATCAATATATTATTATTTAGGATGAAAAACTTATTATTTGAAAATGGGGACAAAATGCCGACCCTAGGACTTGGCACATGGAAATCTAAGCCAAATGAAGTCTATAAAGCAGTGCTTCATGCCATACAGGTTGGGTATCGACACATTGATTGTGCCTATGTTTATAAAAACGAAAATGAAATAGGTCAGGCAATTAGCGACGCTATTGCTAAAGGCATGGTGAAAAGAGAAGATCTGTGGATCACTTCTAAATTATGGAATGATGCGCACCTGCCCCAAGATGTATTGCCTGCCATTCAAAATACCCTAAAGGATCTTCAATTGGATTACCTTGATTTGTACTTGGTTCACTGGCCTGTCGCATTAAAAAAGGGGGTAGGCTTACCTACTGACCCAAGTGACTTTTTGACTAAGGACCAAGCACCCTTAGCGGATACTTGGGCTGAAATGGAAAAATTACACAAAAAAGGATTGACACGCCAAATTGGAGTATCCAATTTTAATTCGGCAAAAATTGAAGCATTGAAGGCAAATGCTTCCATAATGCCAACGGTTAATCAGGTGGAATATCATCCTTATTTGCCCCAAGAGAAATTAAAAGAATATTGTGACAATAATGGCATCTACATTACCGGGTATGGCCCTCTTGGAGCTGCCTATAGGGTTGCTGACAATGAAGTAGATCATCCCATATTACTTGAAAACACAGTCTTGCAAGAGATTGCAGCGAAACATTCGGCGACAGTGGCTCAAGTGGTTCTTGCTTGGGCCATAGAGAAAGGCGTATCGGTAGTACCGAAATCTGTGAATTTTAAGCGAATAGAGGAGAATTTTGCTGCTGCTAACTTGTCATTAGATAATGAAGCTATCAAAATAATAAGCAATCTAGGAGGCCCTTATCGGTATACACATGGGAGTGCCTGGGTGGGTGAAATCAGCCCTTACGATTTTTCTGACATTTGGGAAGAATGTCTATAACTTATACATACATATTAATTTAGAAATAAAGCATGAAATACATCACATTTAAAAACCAAGATAAAATGCCTATGTTGGGCTTGGGCACCTGGAAATCCGGCCCTGGAGAAGTTTATCAGGCTGTGCTTTGGGCAATAGAGGCTGGTTACAGGCATATTGATTGTGCAGCTATCTACCAAAATGAAAAAGAGGTGGGAGATGCTTTACAAAAAGCTTTTAAAGAGGGGATAGTGAAAAGGGAAGAGCTATGGATAACTTCCAAGCTTTGGAACAATGCCCATGAAGTGGATAAGGTGGAAGCAGGTATTCAGCAGACATTGGCAGACTTACAGTTGGATTATCTAGACCTTTATCTCATTCACTGGCCAATATCTTTAAAGGATGGGGTAACTTTTCCAAGTAGTGGAGATGATTTCCTGGATTACAAAACCGTTCCGCTCACAGAAACCTGGAAGGGAATGGAAGCATTGAAAGAAAAAGGCCTAACCAAACATATTGGAGTGTCTAATTTTAATATTGCAAAACTTAAAGAAATTCAGTCTAATGGTAGTATTGCACCTGAAATGAATCAGATAGAACTTCATCCCTATTTACCGCAGCATAATCTTGTAGATTACTGCAAGCAAAATGGAATAAATGTTACGGCTTATTCTCCATTAGGCTCAGCCGACAGGCCTAAGGCCAGGCAAAAAGATAGCGATCCAATATTAATGGAGCATCAAATTTTCAAGGACTTGGCTGAGAAGCATACCTGTTCAGTGGCCCAAATTCTTATCGCTTGGTCTTTGCATAGGGATATTGCTGTTATCCCAAAATCAGCGAATAAGGAAAGAATTGCGGCCAACCTAAAATCAAAGGATATTGAACTATCGGCAGAGGATTTAAAAAGCATAGCATCCATTGATAGTCATCACAGGTACATTGACGGAACATTCTTTACAGAAGTGCCCGGTAGTCCTTTTGAACAATCAGATTTGTGGGAGGGGTAAAAATATTCTTCCCTGGCAGTAGGAAATAAAAGGATTAACCTAAAAAAGGGTTTTTAAAAATGGGCGGATAAGATATGATTCGCCCATTTAAATTTTGAAATTGACAATTCTATAATCCTTATATTGTTAAAGTATTTGAAAAATCACCTTAACTTTGTTTAAAAAATTACAAAATCACGATTAAAAATTAAAAATTTTCTATTTTAAAAAAAAGAGTTAATTTAGTGGTAAATTTATAATTACATTGAAAATGCAAGAATTTATTGACTGATTCTGTACAATTACTTGTTTGAATTGGTCTTATTATTTAGTTTTCCCAATCATTAAGTTTTAAGCAAGTCAGTTTAGTTATGTTGATTTCGGATATTAAGCTGTTGAAATATTTGTATTGATCAGTTAATTGATTGGTATTATAGCATTTCATCTTTGCTTAAAAATGAACGAGATGGTTGTTAAGTTATGACGGGTTTAGATCTTAAGCCAAGTTATGAATACATCAATGACTTGAATTTTACACATCCGAAAAGTAAATTAAAAGTTGGGGTTTTGATATTTATATTTTAGAACAATGGATAAAATGAAATCAGCACATATTTTATTAGTAGAAGACAATGAGGGGGATATTTATTTAACACTTGAAGCGTTAAATGAAAGTGCTGTTGAAAACAAAGTTAGTATAGCTAGGGATGGGCAGGAGGCTTTGGATTTTATTTTTAAAACCAATGGTTTTGAGCACCAAGCCACCCCTGATTTAATTATCCTTGACGTGAACCTTCCTAAGAAAAGTGGTCATGAGGTGTTGCATGAACTTAAGCAACATCATAATTATAAAAAAATTCCGGTCGTTGTTTTGTCAACTTCCAGTTCTAAAGAAGATATCGATTTATCTTATCAGAATTATGCAAATTGTTACATTACTAAACCTGCAGAGGTTTCTGATTTTTTAAAGACCGTTGCATCCATACAAAATTATTGGTTTGATACCGCTTCCCTACCTGTAAATTAACCAGTATTATGCAGTTATTGCTGAATTAGGTTACCGGCCATTGTTTAGCTTTGCTAAAAAACTAATATTACATGATTCTTATTTGTTAAATGCATTGATATAGTTATCTTCTATCCGAAAAAAATGGATAAGAATGCATACTAGAATTATACTACCGGTAAGTCGAATCGGCTCTTTATTTTTTTTATTAATTGCAGGTTCAATTTTAAGTTGTACAAGTAAGGGCTCTGAAGAAAAAGAGCAGAAGGAACCAAGCCCACCCAACATTGTAATAATTTTCACTGATGATCAAGGATATGAAGATGTAGGGGTTTTTGGTGCGAAGGATATTCGAACGCCCAACTTGGACCGAATGGCCAATAACGGTGTGCAGTTTACCAATTTTCATGTAGCCAATGCCGTTTGTTCTGCCTCAAGGGCATCGATTCTTACAGGGTGTTACTCTAATCGATTGGGTATTTTTGGTGCACTTTCTGATCGCAGTAAGCATGGCTTATCTCCAGAGGAGACGACCATTGCTGAGATGCTGAAACCCAAGGGATACGCTACCGGGATAGTCGGAAAATGGCACCTGGGGCACCTTGAACCATTTTTGCCAACCAAACAAGGCTTTGATGAGTTTTTTGGGCTTCCTTATTCAAATGATATGTGGCCTTACCACCCTGAAAGACCAGATGATTACCCTCCACTACCCTTGTATCAAAATGAAACAATTATAGATACATTGACTGAGCAGAGCATGTTGACAACCTGGTATACAGAAAAGGCTGTTGATTTTATTGACAGGAATAGCCACCAACCATTTTTTCTTTATTTGGCTCACAATATGCCCCATGTACCTTTATTTGTGTCTGATAAATTTAAAGGGAAATCTGAGGCAGGAATTTATGGAGATGTAATCATGGAAATTGATTGGTCTGTGGGACAGGTAATGGAAGCATTAAAGAAAAATGGTCTGGAAGAAAACACCTTGGTCATCTTTACTTCAGATAATGGTCCTTGGCTTTCCTATGGAACTCATGCAGGGAGTACAGGTATTTTCAAAGAAGGTAAAGGCACCTCTTGGGAGGGAGGTATACGTGTTCCCGCCATTATGCAATGGAAGGGAAAAATTCCGAAAGGAGAAGTGCAAGAGAAAATGGCCATGACCATAGATCTATTGCCAACCATTGCCCATATTACAGGGGCTCCTTTACCTCAAAAAACTATTGATGGAAAAAATATCTGGCCTTTAATAAACATGGAAGAGGGCGCTGAATCACCACAGGAGGCCTATTATATTTATTATAACAAAAACGAACTGCAAGCAGTTATCTCAGGTAAATGGAAGCTTTATTTTCCACATAGGTACCGTACGCTTCCGGAGGACTTTATAAAACCTACCAATGGCATCCCTGTAAAATATGAGATGTTAACATTAGAAGAAATGGAGCTATATGATTTGGAGAATGATCCATCAGAGCAGTATAATGTTATAATAGACCATGATGAGGTAGTAAAAAAGTTACAGGCTTTAGCTGAAAAAGCCCGGGAGGATATGGGAGACGCATTGCAAAAAAGAGTGGGGCGAAATGTTCGCTTAGCTAAAAAATATGATTCCTTTGAGTAAAAAGTTTTTAATTGATTCTCAATTCTGAGTGGCAATGATAGGTGTAGACTGAATAACGGCATTGGCTTTTCATTTTAGGCATAGACCTTGCGGTCAGGAAGCTGGAATTTTGTTGAATCGTATAAAAATTAAGGTTTATGAATGCAAATGCAGATTACAGTTTATTTGATGATGTAAATAAAGTAGTGGACCATGCAGCCAGCCATATGGACATTCATCCCGGCTTGCTGGAGCAAATTAAATTATGCAATAGCATTTATAAATTTAATTTTCCCCTAAGAAATGGTGATGGGACCTACCAAGTGATAGAAGGGTATAGGGTTCAACATTCCCACCATAAGTTGCCTGTGAAAGGTGGTATTCGATACAGTAGTTTTGTAAATGAGGAAGAGGTCAAAGGACTCGCAGCATTAATGACTTATAAATGCGCACTGGTGAATATTCCCTATGGTGGGGCCAAAGGGGGAGTAAGGATAGATCATAAAAAATATACACGGGACCAATTGGAAAAAATTACCAGAAGGTATACTTCTGAATTGATTAAAAAGAAGTTCATTGGTCCGGCCATAGATGTACCTGCCCCGGATTATGGCACAAGTAGTCAAGAGATGGCTTGGATAGTTGATACTTTTGAAGCCTTTAATCCTGAAGTTATTAATGCAAAAGGTTGTGTTACAGGGAAACCCCTCTCGCAGCATGGCATTGAAGGTAGGACTGAAGCCACAGGAATGGGGGTTTATATTGGGATTCGAGAGGCCGTGAGTGTCAAGGAGGATATGATCCAATTGGGTTTAAAAGTAGGCCTGAAGGGAAAGACAGTTGTTTTGCAGGGTTTAGGAAATGTAGGCTATTATTCCGCCAAATACCTTGCAGAAGCAGGAGCTAAAATCATTGGTATTGCGGAGTATAATGGAGGGCTGTGGGATGAAAATGGTATAGATATCGAAGCAATTAAAGCCTATCAATTAGAAAATAAAAGCTTTAAAGGCTATGAAAAAGGTGAATTTATTGAGAATGCCAATTCCTTGTTGACCAGACCTTGTGATATTTTGATCCCTGCTGCTTTGGAAAATCAAATTACTTCAGAAAATGCATCCGACATTCAGGCGAAACTTATTGCTGAGGCTGCAAATGGCCCTGTAACACAAGAGGCCAATACCATACTTCTTGAAAAGGGTATCATGATTATTCCTGATATGTACCTAAATGCCGGTGGGGTCACCGTGTCCTATTTTGAATGGTTGAAAAACCTATCCAGGGTTTCTTTCGGGAAATTGGAGAAAAGGTACGACATGAAAAAATATGATGAACTTCTGGAAGGAATTGAAAAGGCAACAGGCGATTCATTTAGCGATGAGCAAAGAAAGATAATAATTAAAGGGGCAAGTGAGAGGGATTTGGTAAACTCCGGGCTTGAAGAAACTATGGTAACCGCATACCACCATATGAACAGTGTACGAAAGGAAAAAGGGATTAAAGACCTGAGAACAGCAGGTTTTATTGTGGCGCTCGAAAGAATAGCCATCTCTTATACAGACTTAGGAATTTTCCCTTAAAATTTTTTTGGGGGATTTTAAATAAAGGGGGCTCAGATTTTTTCCGGCCCCCGTTTATTTAAAATAATAGTTTTTAAAGATTAGAAAGAATTTTTATCATCTGAAGGAAATTTTATTGACAATCAATTGCTTTTCCTTGAACTCAAATATTGTATTTCTTGGGTTAAGCCTGGAATATGGTATTGACAATCTTAGGTGATGAAATCGCTTCAAAATCAGCCACTCCCTGTTGCAAACATAGTGTTGCTATGCTAAAATCTCCAAATACGACCCTTCCCCTAAACACAGGACAGGCTTCACCCTTGACTATTGCCAGAACACGTAAAATTACTGGTTGTTGGCAGCTTTCAATTGAGCCAATACTTCTTTTAATTTTTTATTATCGTTTTTATAAGGACTTAGGTCAAAGATTTTAACAGTTTTAAAATCAATTGGATGACTTTCGCTTTGTAAGGAAATATAACCTTCAGAAATAAGTTGGCCATCTTTTTTGATTTCAGGGTTATGGTTGCTCACATTGCCACCTCCCATTTGAGGTTGTAAGTAAGTCAGCACAGTATCTCCCTCTATGATATGGTGAATTATAGAATCACCCAAAACCAGAAAGTCTGCTGTAACCCACTGTTCACCATGATAAGTTTTAGAGGAGGAGTTCACACAATGAGGCGTAAATAGTTCCCCTTCCATTACC of the Cyclobacterium marinum DSM 745 genome contains:
- a CDS encoding DUF1501 domain-containing protein, with amino-acid sequence MEKEIFDHGLNLNRRHFLSKLSLGLGSAALGSLLIPDLFTGNSLGKNDDLRKGLPHFAPKAKRVIYLFQNGAPSQLESFDFKPKLRDLWGQELPESIRQGQRLTGMTASQNSFPMVGSFCDFQQYGQARAWVSSLFPHTAKIVDDICIIKSMHTEAINHDPALTFFQTGAQQGNRPSMGSWLSYGLGSENNNLPAFTVLLSKGKGNGQGVYAKLWSNGFLPSAHQGVQFSNGEDPVLYLSDQEGMSKADRRKMLDNLAALNHHAYEKIGDPEIQAKVAQYELAYRMQTAVPEATDLSKEPDSVFEMYGEDSRKPGTFAANCLLARKLSESGVRFVQLYHQGWDQHGNLPNEMTVQAKDVDQASAALVKDLKQRGLLDETLVIWGGEFGRTNYSQGQLTQDNYGRDHHPRCFSIWMAGGGIKPGIVYGATDDLGYNITENPVHVHDFQATVLHQLGLDHERLTYRHLGRKFRLTDVSGRVIKDLLV
- a CDS encoding aldo/keto reductase; protein product: MKNLLFENGDKMPTLGLGTWKSKPNEVYKAVLHAIQVGYRHIDCAYVYKNENEIGQAISDAIAKGMVKREDLWITSKLWNDAHLPQDVLPAIQNTLKDLQLDYLDLYLVHWPVALKKGVGLPTDPSDFLTKDQAPLADTWAEMEKLHKKGLTRQIGVSNFNSAKIEALKANASIMPTVNQVEYHPYLPQEKLKEYCDNNGIYITGYGPLGAAYRVADNEVDHPILLENTVLQEIAAKHSATVAQVVLAWAIEKGVSVVPKSVNFKRIEENFAAANLSLDNEAIKIISNLGGPYRYTHGSAWVGEISPYDFSDIWEECL
- a CDS encoding aldo/keto reductase — its product is MKYITFKNQDKMPMLGLGTWKSGPGEVYQAVLWAIEAGYRHIDCAAIYQNEKEVGDALQKAFKEGIVKREELWITSKLWNNAHEVDKVEAGIQQTLADLQLDYLDLYLIHWPISLKDGVTFPSSGDDFLDYKTVPLTETWKGMEALKEKGLTKHIGVSNFNIAKLKEIQSNGSIAPEMNQIELHPYLPQHNLVDYCKQNGINVTAYSPLGSADRPKARQKDSDPILMEHQIFKDLAEKHTCSVAQILIAWSLHRDIAVIPKSANKERIAANLKSKDIELSAEDLKSIASIDSHHRYIDGTFFTEVPGSPFEQSDLWEG
- a CDS encoding response regulator; the encoded protein is MKSAHILLVEDNEGDIYLTLEALNESAVENKVSIARDGQEALDFIFKTNGFEHQATPDLIILDVNLPKKSGHEVLHELKQHHNYKKIPVVVLSTSSSKEDIDLSYQNYANCYITKPAEVSDFLKTVASIQNYWFDTASLPVN
- a CDS encoding sulfatase family protein, whose product is MHTRIILPVSRIGSLFFLLIAGSILSCTSKGSEEKEQKEPSPPNIVIIFTDDQGYEDVGVFGAKDIRTPNLDRMANNGVQFTNFHVANAVCSASRASILTGCYSNRLGIFGALSDRSKHGLSPEETTIAEMLKPKGYATGIVGKWHLGHLEPFLPTKQGFDEFFGLPYSNDMWPYHPERPDDYPPLPLYQNETIIDTLTEQSMLTTWYTEKAVDFIDRNSHQPFFLYLAHNMPHVPLFVSDKFKGKSEAGIYGDVIMEIDWSVGQVMEALKKNGLEENTLVIFTSDNGPWLSYGTHAGSTGIFKEGKGTSWEGGIRVPAIMQWKGKIPKGEVQEKMAMTIDLLPTIAHITGAPLPQKTIDGKNIWPLINMEEGAESPQEAYYIYYNKNELQAVISGKWKLYFPHRYRTLPEDFIKPTNGIPVKYEMLTLEEMELYDLENDPSEQYNVIIDHDEVVKKLQALAEKAREDMGDALQKRVGRNVRLAKKYDSFE
- a CDS encoding Glu/Leu/Phe/Val family dehydrogenase; translation: MNANADYSLFDDVNKVVDHAASHMDIHPGLLEQIKLCNSIYKFNFPLRNGDGTYQVIEGYRVQHSHHKLPVKGGIRYSSFVNEEEVKGLAALMTYKCALVNIPYGGAKGGVRIDHKKYTRDQLEKITRRYTSELIKKKFIGPAIDVPAPDYGTSSQEMAWIVDTFEAFNPEVINAKGCVTGKPLSQHGIEGRTEATGMGVYIGIREAVSVKEDMIQLGLKVGLKGKTVVLQGLGNVGYYSAKYLAEAGAKIIGIAEYNGGLWDENGIDIEAIKAYQLENKSFKGYEKGEFIENANSLLTRPCDILIPAALENQITSENASDIQAKLIAEAANGPVTQEANTILLEKGIMIIPDMYLNAGGVTVSYFEWLKNLSRVSFGKLEKRYDMKKYDELLEGIEKATGDSFSDEQRKIIIKGASERDLVNSGLEETMVTAYHHMNSVRKEKGIKDLRTAGFIVALERIAISYTDLGIFP